Proteins encoded in a region of the Photobacterium profundum SS9 genome:
- a CDS encoding phosphoadenylyl-sulfate reductase: protein MPNYALADLLEKTKIEQILQLAEINAELEALSAQERVRWALANLGSEFALASSFGIQSAVMLHLVTNESPKVPVILTDTGYLFPETYQFIDQLTLRLSLNLYVYRAEISSAWQEARHGKLWEQGVDGIKQYNRLNKVEPMRRALDELNVSAWFSGLRREQSSSRASLPVLAIQNGVFKFLPLIDWTDNDIEQYLNQYDLPYHPLRDEGYLSMGDTHTTKKWEPGMTEEETRFFGLKRECGLHEEDAESDGSGI from the coding sequence ATGCCTAACTATGCATTAGCAGATTTACTGGAAAAAACGAAGATAGAACAGATTCTGCAATTGGCTGAGATTAATGCTGAACTTGAAGCGCTTTCTGCACAGGAAAGAGTACGTTGGGCACTGGCGAATCTTGGTAGTGAATTTGCTCTTGCGTCTAGTTTTGGTATTCAATCTGCTGTGATGTTGCACTTGGTCACGAATGAATCCCCTAAAGTGCCAGTTATTTTAACGGACACGGGGTATTTGTTTCCTGAAACCTATCAATTCATTGATCAGCTGACTCTCCGCCTATCGTTAAACCTTTATGTATACCGTGCTGAAATAAGCTCGGCATGGCAAGAAGCACGACACGGTAAGCTGTGGGAACAAGGGGTTGACGGTATTAAACAATATAACCGCTTGAATAAAGTCGAACCTATGCGGCGCGCGTTAGATGAATTGAATGTAAGCGCATGGTTTTCAGGGCTACGTCGCGAACAATCGAGTTCTCGTGCATCATTGCCAGTGTTGGCTATTCAAAACGGCGTATTTAAATTCCTGCCTCTTATTGATTGGACTGATAATGATATCGAGCAATACTTGAATCAATATGATCTTCCTTATCATCCTCTTCGTGATGAAGGCTACCTTTCTATGGGTGATACGCATACGACTAAAAAGTGGGAGCCTGGAATGACGGAGGAAGAAACCCGTTTCTTTGGTTTAAAGCGAGAGTGTGGTTTACATGAAGAAGATGCAGAATCGGATGGCTCTGGTATTTAA
- the cysI gene encoding assimilatory sulfite reductase (NADPH) hemoprotein subunit, with translation MTEQKLSDNERLKRESNFLRGTIADDLQDRITGGFTADNFQLIRFHGMYQQDDRDIRAERAKQKLEPLHNVMLRARMPGGIITPTQWLAIDKFAEESSLYGSIRLTTRQTFQFHGVLKPNIKLMHQTLNSIGIDSIATAGDVNRNVLCTTNPIESELHQEAYEWAKKISEHLLPKTRAYAEIWLDGEKVEGGDEEPILGSNYLPRKFKTTVVIPPQNDVDVHANDLNFIAIADNGKLVGFNVLVGGGLAMTHGDKTTYPRRADDFGFIPLVNTLEVAAAVVTTQRDWGNRSNRKNAKTKYTLDRVGVDVFKAEVEKRAGITFEASRPYEFTDRGDRIGWVEGIDGKHHLALFIENGRLLDTPGKPLKTGVAEIAKIHKGDFRMTANQNLIVAGVPAADKNKIEKIARDHGLIDDGVSEQRKNSMACVAFPTCPLAMAEAERFLPDFVTDVEGVLAKHGLAEDDNIILRVTGCANGCGRAMLAEIGLVGKAPGRYNVHLGGNRNGTRVPKMYRENITVPQIMDEIDQLVGRWANEREDGEDFGDFTVRTGIIEPVLVSKRDFYA, from the coding sequence ATGACTGAACAAAAACTATCAGATAACGAACGCCTAAAACGTGAAAGTAATTTCTTACGTGGCACCATTGCTGATGATCTGCAAGACCGTATTACTGGTGGCTTTACGGCTGATAACTTCCAGTTAATTCGCTTTCATGGCATGTATCAACAAGATGATCGTGATATTCGTGCTGAACGTGCAAAGCAAAAGTTAGAGCCTTTGCACAATGTGATGCTGCGTGCGCGTATGCCCGGTGGCATCATTACCCCGACACAGTGGCTGGCAATAGATAAGTTTGCTGAAGAAAGCAGTTTATACGGCAGTATTCGTTTAACGACTCGCCAAACATTTCAGTTTCATGGCGTCTTGAAACCCAATATTAAGTTGATGCATCAAACACTGAACAGCATAGGTATTGATTCAATTGCGACTGCTGGAGACGTGAACCGTAATGTTCTTTGTACCACTAACCCGATTGAATCTGAATTACATCAAGAAGCGTATGAGTGGGCAAAAAAGATTAGTGAACACTTACTGCCTAAAACCCGTGCGTATGCTGAAATTTGGCTTGATGGTGAAAAGGTCGAAGGTGGTGATGAAGAGCCTATTTTAGGCAGCAATTACTTACCCCGTAAATTTAAGACGACCGTGGTGATCCCACCGCAGAATGACGTTGATGTGCATGCCAATGACCTTAACTTTATAGCGATTGCTGATAATGGCAAGCTGGTCGGCTTTAATGTGTTAGTTGGTGGTGGTTTAGCCATGACTCATGGTGATAAAACGACGTATCCACGTCGGGCTGATGACTTTGGCTTTATTCCTTTGGTTAACACACTTGAGGTCGCCGCGGCTGTCGTCACGACACAACGCGATTGGGGTAATCGTTCTAACCGTAAAAATGCGAAAACTAAATACACCTTAGATCGTGTTGGGGTTGATGTTTTTAAGGCGGAAGTTGAAAAGCGTGCAGGAATCACCTTTGAAGCGAGTCGTCCTTATGAATTTACTGACCGTGGTGATCGTATTGGCTGGGTCGAAGGTATTGACGGTAAGCACCATTTAGCGTTGTTCATCGAAAATGGTCGCTTGTTAGATACGCCAGGAAAGCCGCTGAAAACAGGTGTTGCTGAAATTGCCAAGATTCATAAAGGTGATTTCCGCATGACGGCGAATCAAAATTTAATTGTGGCAGGTGTACCTGCGGCTGATAAGAATAAGATCGAGAAGATCGCCCGCGATCATGGCTTGATCGATGATGGCGTTAGTGAGCAGCGTAAAAACTCGATGGCGTGTGTCGCTTTTCCTACGTGCCCGTTAGCGATGGCGGAAGCAGAGCGTTTTTTACCAGATTTCGTCACCGATGTTGAAGGTGTGCTAGCCAAACATGGGCTTGCGGAAGATGACAATATCATTTTACGTGTAACTGGCTGTGCGAATGGCTGTGGTCGTGCCATGTTGGCTGAGATCGGTTTAGTAGGTAAAGCCCCTGGTCGTTATAACGTGCATCTTGGTGGGAATCGTAACGGTACACGCGTTCCTAAAATGTACCGTGAAAATATCACGGTGCCACAAATCATGGATGAAATTGATCAGCTTGTTGGTCGCTGGGCTAATGAACGTGAAGACGGTGAAGACTTTGGTGATTTTACTGTTCGTACTGGCATTATTGAACCGGTTCTAGTATCTAAGAGAGATTTTTATGCCTAA